TTCTTCAAACATAAAGAGATTTTCTCTTGTAAAACCAAGCTCGCTCTTTTCTTTCAAAAAATTTCCTCTGTCCAGCAAACGCATTACAATTTTTTCACCATGAACAGTCGGCAGTACGGAAATACGTAAATCAACCTCTGAATCATCAACTTTTATTTCAATTCTGCCATCCTGAGGTATTCTCTTTTCTGCAATATTCATACCCGACATTATTTTTACTCTCGTTACAATAGCGGACAACGTATGCTTGGACGGCGTAAGAATTTCTTGTAAATCTCCGTCTATTCTTGCTCTTACCCTTATTCTGTTTTCCAGCGGTTCTATATGTATATCGCTTGCACCCATCTTCAGTGCCTGCCTGATAAGGGAGTTAATAAGCCTTACGACAGGTGAATTGCTAACATTTATATCGGTTTCTTCATTCAATGCATCAAAATCATCATAAAACAAATTTTCTTTGTTAAAATCTTCTACTGCTTTCTCTGCGCTTCTCCGGCTCATGTACTTTTCTATTGCACTTGTTATTTGAGATCTGTACGCCAGTACAATTTCCGCTTTTTTGCCGGATTCCATCTCAATATCTTCTATATCAAAAATATTAAGCGGCTCGCTCATAGCTACAATCATTTTATCGCCGAATATTTTTAACGGTATGGCATTGGTTCTTTTGGCAAGTTTTTCTGATATAAGCTTTGTTGCCTCAAGGCTAATATGATAATTGTCTAAATTTACTATATCCAGTCCCAGCTGCTCAGACAGTGTATTCATTACTGATTTCTGAGTTACAAATCCCTTTTCAATCAGTATTTCACCTAATTTTTTGCCGCTTCCTGCCTGTGATTTCAGTGCTTCATTCAGCTGTTCCTGTGTTATTTCCTTTTTTTGCAGAAGAATATCTCCAAGCCTTGCAGTCTTGCTGTATTTGTTCATGTTTTCTCCTTTGCTGTATAAAATAACACTAACTTAAAAATATTTGTAATTTAGTAATTATGTTAAAAAGAAAATGTCATCGTCAACTTATTATATTTAAAGCCTGTAACTTTAAAGTAAATATTAAAAATATAAAAATAATATTATATTTTGCAATGCCGCTGCATAAGAATTCACTTACATTATACTATTTACTCATTTAATTATAATTTTATTTTAATTACACTTTAATTACATAAAATAAAATAAGAACAGATATTTAAGCATCTGTTCTTATCATAATATTTATATTTATTTAATTATTTATTTTTTCTTTGTTTATCCTTAGTTACCACGCATGTTCCGCTCGCTTTGCACACAATTATAGGTTCATCAAGAAAATCGCATGCGGAGTCATTTATATCCTTCCTCGGTACTATAACCTTTCTTGCCTCGAACTTCATCTTTCTGGATGAATTTCCCACAGAAGTAATTTCTCCCTCTGCTTCAATATAATCACCTGCATAAACAGGTGCCAAGAACTCAACGTCATCATACGCTACAAACAACCCTTCATCTCCGTCATTTCTAATAAGAAGTTCTGTAGCCACATCTCCAAAAAGTCCCAGCATTCTTGCCCCGTCAACCAAATCTCCGCCATAATGCGCATCGTGCGCACTCATTCTCATTCTGATTAATGATTTCATTACTACCTCCGAATTTTTTGCTTTCCTCTGTCGTTCGCCCTGTGACAAGCCTATTCTAGCACTGATTTGCAAAATTGTCAATTTCAATCATTTTATTGACGGCTATGCCGAGACCGAGCATAACTTCTTCCAGTTAAAGTCCAACAATTTTGCCTTGCATTAGTATGTAGTACAAAAAAGACGCCCTATCAAAGGCGTCTCATACTGCAATAAACTTGCTATCTTGTTGGTTTTGTCATCAAAATTCTGTTATACTATTAGTCTTTAAAAGCATCTTTCATCTTTCCGAAAAAGCCTTTTTTATCATCCTTATCGTTATGTTCTCCCATTTCTTGGGCAAACTCCTGAAGTATTGCTTTTTGTTTTTCAGTAAGTTTCTTAGGAACCTCAACTTTTACTCTTACGTATTGGTCACCCTTACCTGCTCCTCGTAAATTCTTTATTCCTTTATTTTTAAGTCTGAATACCGTTCCTGTCTGTGTTCCTTCTGGAACATCATATTTAACCTTGCCCTCTATAGTCGGAACCTGGATGGAACCGCCCAATGTAGCTTTTGCAAATGAAACGGGGATTTCACACCAGACATCATTTCCGTCTCTCTCAAATATTTCATGAGGCAGTACATTTATATATACGTATAAATCTCCTGACGGGCCGCCCTGCTCACCGTGATTTCCTTCACCCCTCAAAGGAATTACCGAGCCTGTATCCACCCCTGCAGGGATGTTGATAGAAAGTTTTCTTGATTTTTTTTCCTTGCCTGTTCCTCCACATGATGTACATGGTTCTTCCACGATCTCGCCTGTACCACCGCATGTTGAACATAATTTTGTACTTGCAAATTGACCGAACGGAGTTCTTTGAACCGTTCTTACGCTTCCTGATCCATGACACGTAGGACATGTTTTCTTGCTGGTTCCTTTCTTGGCTCCCGAACCGTCGCATACATGACATTTTTCGACACGATTTATTTTTATTTCCTTCTTAGTACCAAAAGCTGCATCTTCAAATGATATATCCAGCTTAATCTTAAGATCCGACCCTGCTTTCGGACCTGATCTTTGTGCTCTTGCACCAGCACCGCCAAAACCGCCGCCGAAGAAATCGCCAAATATGTCTCCAAATATATCTCCAAAGTCGCTGAAACCGGCACCGCCTCCACCGAATCCAGCATTTTGATCAAACGCAGCATGACCGAATTGATCATATTTTGCTTTCTTTTCAGGGTTGCTTAACACTTCATAAGCTTCATTTATTTCCTTAAACTTTGCTTCCGCCTCTTTATTGTCAGGATTTAAGTCAGGATGGTATTGTTTTGCCAGCTTTCTGAATGCCGATTTAATTGTTTTATCGTCAGCATCTTTACTTACTCCCAATATTTCATAATAATCTCGCTTTGCCACTCTTTCACCACCTTGTTACATTATATGTTCGCAGCCTATTTCTACATTTATTTGCTTGCCACTGCTCAGCAAATTATAGACCACTTGCGAAATACCTGCCGCTGTTCATGAAAAACAGCGGTATGGCTTCCTATACGTTAACCAAGCTAAACCCCAACAGGATTTAGCTTGGACTTAACGTAGCTATTATATATTTTATTCAATGCTTTTTCAAGATTTTTCAAAATTTCCCGGCAAAATTTATTTATCTTCGTCGTCGTGAATTTCTTCAAAATCTGCGTCTACAACATTGTCATCACCTGCTGATGAATTTTGACTTGCATTAGGATCAGCCTGAGGTTCTCCCTGTGCTCCTGTTTGAGCATAAAGTTTTTGAGCAAGTTCATTGAATATGGCAGTAAGTTTTTCTGTCTTATCCTTCATTTGTTCTGAATCGTTGCTTTCAATTGCTTTTTTCAACTCATCGGCAGCTGACTGTGCTTTTGCCTTTTCTTCGTCAGAAATTTTTCCTTCTAAATCTTTCAAAGTTTTTTCTGTCTGGTATACTAGAGTATCAGCATTATTTTTTACTTCTATATCTTCTTTTCTTTTCTTATCTTGCTCTGCATACTGCTCTGCTTCTTTAACTTTTTTATCTATTTCATCGTCTGACATCTTAGTTGATGATGTAATTGTAATTTTTTGCTCTTTTCCTGTTCCCAAGTCCTTAGCACTTACATTAACAATACCGTTGGCATCTATATCGAAAGTTACTTCAATCTGAGGAATTCCCCTAGGTGCTGGAACAATTCCGGAAAGCTGGAATCTTCCCAGTGTTATGTTGTCTTGTGCCATCTGTCTTTCACCCTGTAATACGTGGATGTCAACAGCAGGCTGATTGTCTGCAGCTGTTGAGAACACTTGGCTTTTCTTTGTAGGAATTCTTGTATTTCTTTCAATTAATTTTGTAAATACTCCGCCTAATGTTTCAATACCTAATGATAAAGGAGTAACATCAACTAACAGTATGTCATTGCCAAATTCTCCTGTCAGAACACCACCTTGAATAGCTGCTCCTAATGCAACACATTCATCAGGGTTAATTCCCTTATGAGGATCTTTTCCAGTTAATCTTTTTACTGCTTCCTGCACTGATGGCGTCCTTGTAGAACCACCTACCAGCAATACTTTATCTATATCATTAGCGCTTAACTTAGCATCTGACATAGCCTTTTTAACAGGTTCAACAGTTTTTTCAACTAAGAATGCTGTAAGCTCGTTGAATTTAGCTCTTGTAAGATCCATATTCATATGCTTTGGTCCATCCTGAGTTGCAGTTATAAAAGGCAGATTAATATTTGTAGTCATTGCACTAGAAAGCTCTTTCTTAGCTGTTTCTGCAGCTTCTTTTAATCTCTGAAGTGCCATTTTATCTTTTCTTAAATCTATTCCATTTTCTTTTTGGAACTGATCTGCTAAATAGTCCATTACAACCTGATCGAAGTCATCTCCGCCAAGCTTGTTATTTCCTGCTGTAGATTTAACCTCAAATACTCCCTCTCCAATTTCAAGAATTGAAACATCAAATGTACCACCACCAAGGTCATATACCATAATTGTCTGCATATGGTTTTCTTTAT
Above is a window of Sedimentibacter sp. MB35-C1 DNA encoding:
- the dnaJ gene encoding molecular chaperone DnaJ, whose protein sequence is MAKRDYYEILGVSKDADDKTIKSAFRKLAKQYHPDLNPDNKEAEAKFKEINEAYEVLSNPEKKAKYDQFGHAAFDQNAGFGGGGAGFSDFGDIFGDIFGDFFGGGFGGAGARAQRSGPKAGSDLKIKLDISFEDAAFGTKKEIKINRVEKCHVCDGSGAKKGTSKKTCPTCHGSGSVRTVQRTPFGQFASTKLCSTCGGTGEIVEEPCTSCGGTGKEKKSRKLSINIPAGVDTGSVIPLRGEGNHGEQGGPSGDLYVYINVLPHEIFERDGNDVWCEIPVSFAKATLGGSIQVPTIEGKVKYDVPEGTQTGTVFRLKNKGIKNLRGAGKGDQYVRVKVEVPKKLTEKQKAILQEFAQEMGEHNDKDDKKGFFGKMKDAFKD
- a CDS encoding GspE/PulE family protein, whose amino-acid sequence is MNKYSKTARLGDILLQKKEITQEQLNEALKSQAGSGKKLGEILIEKGFVTQKSVMNTLSEQLGLDIVNLDNYHISLEATKLISEKLAKRTNAIPLKIFGDKMIVAMSEPLNIFDIEDIEMESGKKAEIVLAYRSQITSAIEKYMSRRSAEKAVEDFNKENLFYDDFDALNEETDINVSNSPVVRLINSLIRQALKMGASDIHIEPLENRIRVRARIDGDLQEILTPSKHTLSAIVTRVKIMSGMNIAEKRIPQDGRIEIKVDDSEVDLRISVLPTVHGEKIVMRLLDRGNFLKEKSELGFTRENLFMFEEILNSPNGVILVTGPTGSGKTTTLYAALNELNKIDKNIITVEDPVEYKIEGINQVQVNNKAGLHFSTGLRSILRQDPDIIMVGEIRDEETAEIAVRAAITGHLVISTIHTNDAPSTIMRLQDMGVKPFLIAASLRGVVAQRLVKRVCTNCMIEYQASDMEKILLEAEGKITLRKGMGCPKCYNTGYSGRIAIHEILKVDKAVREAVQGGKSIDEITQAAEKGGMKTLKDNCRELVLSGITTVEEYSQIIYKMD
- the dnaK gene encoding molecular chaperone DnaK, producing the protein MSKVIGIDLGTTNSCVSVMEGGEAVVIANVEGKRTTPSIVAFTKDGERLVGETAKRQAVTNPDKTIASIKRHMGSDHKVNIDGKAYSPQEISAFILQKLKADAESYLGEKVTEAVITVPAYFSDSQRQATKDAGKIAGLDVKRIINEPTAAALAYGVDKENHMQTIMVYDLGGGTFDVSILEIGEGVFEVKSTAGNNKLGGDDFDQVVMDYLADQFQKENGIDLRKDKMALQRLKEAAETAKKELSSAMTTNINLPFITATQDGPKHMNMDLTRAKFNELTAFLVEKTVEPVKKAMSDAKLSANDIDKVLLVGGSTRTPSVQEAVKRLTGKDPHKGINPDECVALGAAIQGGVLTGEFGNDILLVDVTPLSLGIETLGGVFTKLIERNTRIPTKKSQVFSTAADNQPAVDIHVLQGERQMAQDNITLGRFQLSGIVPAPRGIPQIEVTFDIDANGIVNVSAKDLGTGKEQKITITSSTKMSDDEIDKKVKEAEQYAEQDKKRKEDIEVKNNADTLVYQTEKTLKDLEGKISDEEKAKAQSAADELKKAIESNDSEQMKDKTEKLTAIFNELAQKLYAQTGAQGEPQADPNASQNSSAGDDNVVDADFEEIHDDEDK
- a CDS encoding hotdog fold domain-containing protein; this encodes MKSLIRMRMSAHDAHYGGDLVDGARMLGLFGDVATELLIRNDGDEGLFVAYDDVEFLAPVYAGDYIEAEGEITSVGNSSRKMKFEARKVIVPRKDINDSACDFLDEPIIVCKASGTCVVTKDKQRKNK